The following coding sequences lie in one Thamnophis elegans isolate rThaEle1 unplaced genomic scaffold, rThaEle1.pri scaffold_281_arrow_ctg1, whole genome shotgun sequence genomic window:
- the LOC116523426 gene encoding cellular tumor antigen p53-like — protein sequence MEQAVGEEIDPSLSLPLSQDTFEEIWTSQITNLFAESEMMPASIQQATVAFHQEAGSSMDQTNFGLLAAGAPLVHLAESYTAGEDYSNFSGLGEFPVDSQFQLNEPKDYGAGESCVFPPTEDHAGQFDFDLEFEKSGTAKSVTYTFSPELNKLYCQMCKTCKVLVKTSGTPPLGSVIRAMAVYKQSEHMAEVVRRCPTHERQPMHNDEVTPADHLIRVEGNPQARYYTDPATKRHSVCVPYQKPQVGMACSIILYNYMCNSSCMGGMNRRPIIAILTLETSHGEILGRRCFEVRICACPGRDRRSEELAKEKALETTKKSKLEGAPSQGQRPCAPSRRPVQIPPQKDEDESGGIYTLVIRNRRHYNTLKEILDALEYKEAHEKENSEGCKTGKSLLKSRKRGSKLTSSHQMKVCVKDETPDSN from the exons ATGGAGCAAGCCGTGGGGGAAGAGATCGACCCATCGCTGAGCCTCCCCTTAAGCCAAGATACCTTTGAGGAGATCTGGACGTCCCAAATCACCAATCTGTTTGCT GAATCGGAGATGATGCCCGCTTCCATCCAGCAAGCCACTGTCGCTTTCCACCAAGAAGCGGGCAGTTCCATGGATCAAACCAACTTTGGCTTGTTGGCAGCTGGTGCTCCGTTGGTGCATCTGGCTGAAAGCTATACGGCGGGAGAAGACTACAGCAACTTTTCGGGTTTGGGAGAGTTTCCGGTGGACTCCCAATTCCAGCTCAATGAGCCCAAAGATTATGGGGCCGGGGAGAGCTGCGTCTTCCCCCCCACCGAAGACCATGCTGGCCAGTTCGACTTCGATCTGGAGTTTGAGAAGTCGGGCACCGCCAAGTCGGTCACTTATACG TTTTCGCCGGAGCTGAATAAGCTGTATTGCCAAATGTGCAAAACCTGTAAAGTGCTGGTGAAGACCTCCGGGACCCCCCCGCTCGGTTCTGTCATCCGGGCCATGGCCGTTTACAAGCAGTCTGAACACATGGCCGAAGTGGTTAGGCGCTGTCCCACTCACGAACGGCAGCCTATGCACAACGACG AGGTGACCCCCGCCGACCATCTCATCCGGGTCGAAGGAAACCCCCAGGCCCGTTACTACACAGACCCAGCCACCAAACGGCACAGCGTCTGCGTTCCTTACCAGAAGCCACAG GTGGGGATGGCGTGTTCCATCATCCTGTACAATTACATGTGCAACAGTTCGTGTATGGGTGGCATGAACCGACGCCCCATCATAGCCATCCTGACGTTGGAGACCTCACA TGGGGAGATTCTGGGACGCCGATGTTTTGAGGTTCGTATCTGCGCCTGCCCCGGACGAGACCGACGGTCGGAGGAGCTGGCGAAAGAAAAAGCCTTGGAAACTACGAAAAAGAGTAAATTGGAAGGAG CTCCTTCGCAAGGCCAGCGTCCCTGTGCCCCAAGCCGGAGACCAGTGCAAATCCCGCCACAGAAAGACGAAGACGAATCGGGAGGCATTTACACGCTCGTT ATTCGCAACCGGAGACATTACAACACCTTAAAAGAAATTTTAGACGCGTTGGAGTACAAGGAAGCGCACGAGAAGGAGAACTCGGAGGGCTGCAAGACCGGGAAAAG CCTCCTGAAGAGCCGGAAACGAGGAAGCAAGCTGACCTCCTCTCATCAAATGAAAGTCTGCGTGAAGGATGAGACCCCGGACTCCaattag